Part of the Robbsia sp. KACC 23696 genome, TTGCGCTGCTCGCAACGGCCCTGGTCGCGCACGATGCGTTTGCAAAGACCCCGACGGTAGGCAGTCGGGAATACAAAGTGTTGTTGAATCCGGCAGCGTTCGACAGCGCGCCGCTCGATGCGGCAAACCGCTTCCTGACCGATCTAAAGGCGAGCCTCACCGCCAACGGTTTCGATGAAACCGTGACGAAGACCTTCGCGGCCGACCACGACCGCACCGTCTTGTATTACGACACGCCGGGCAGCTGCGAAGTGAAAGCGGCCGGATATTCGATGCGCGAACGCGACGACGACGGTGCCCGCCAGATCGAATTGAAATTCGGTTCGACCGACGAGAGCACCTCGGCCAACACCGACGTCAGTGGCAGCGCCTCGGATGCGTCGAGCAAGCTCGAAGACGACATCACGCCAACGTTTCACGAACAGTTCTCGCATTCGACCAGCGAATCGGCGAAAAGCGGCAAGAACATCAACCACCTGAGCGACATCAAGGACCTGTTCCCGACGACCACGGCCTTCGACAGTGTCAGTAGCGATACGCTGTCACCGGTAGGCGGCTTGTCGATTCACGAGCTGACCTACGACGGCCCCACCAGCGACATCGGTCAATCGGACGCCGATTTCACGCTGACGGTCTGGTACGCCAACGGCGCGACAACCCCGTCCTTGGTGGAAATCTCGTTCGAGGTCGACGTCAACGACGACGGCGCCTTCACCGACAAGGTCACGTCCCGCTCGGCACTGATCTTCAGCACGCTACAAAGCATGACGAACTGGACTTTGTTGCCCAGCAGCACGAAGACCGCCTGGGTCTACAACTATCAGCCGTCTTTCTGCAGCCCGTAAAAAATCGGGCAATGCCAAAGCCGGACGCCGGAAACGGCGACCGGCAGAAAACGCACGTCCGTGCGATGCACCTTTCCCCTCCTCCCCGCTGTCCGGCGATGGCACCGGCCACCTTTCCTGCAAATCATCGCGGACGGACTTACTATAGGAAGGATGCCCTGTGCGTTCGCGGACGGGTTGTAGGCCCCCCTCCCTGTCCGTCTTCCCAGGGTGCAGCTTCAGACGTCCATTTGTAAGCGCCCTTCGCTACCGACCTGAAAGGATATCCCGATGTCATCACAATCCTCCTCCTCTGCCGCACCCTCAGCACCCGTCGTCCTGCCGGCTCCACGGGACAAGCACCTGCGGGACATGGCGGATTGCATCCGATTTCTCTCGATGGACGCCGTGCAAAAGGCCAAGAGCGGCCACCCGGGCGCGCCGATGGGCATGGCCGATATCGCGACGGTTTTATTCAAGGATTTCATGCAGTTCGACGCCGCCGATCCGCACTGGATCGACCGCGACCGCTTTATTTTATCGAACGGCCATGGCTCGATGCTGCTGTATAGCCTGCTTTATCTGACCGGCTATGCCGATATGACGATCGACGAACTGAAACGTTTTCGTCAGGTCGGCGCCAAGACGGCGGGCCACCCGGAGTACCGTCACGCGGACGGTATCGAACTGACCACCGGCCCGCTCGGACAAGGGATCGCGGAATCCGTCGGCATGGCGCTCGGCGAGCGCATCATGAACGCGCAATTCAGCGATGATCTGGTCAACCATTTCACCTATGTTTTCCTCGGCGACGGCTGTCTGATGGAAGGGATCAGCCAGGAAGCCATCTCGCTGGCCGGCCACCTGAAACTCGGCAAGCTGATCGCATTCTGGGATAACAATTCGATCTCGATCGACGGCGCCACCAGCCTTGCCGTCTCCGATAACGAAATCGAGCGTTTCAAGGCCTCCAACTGGCACGTCCTCGAAATCGACGGCCACGATACCGATGCGATTCGCGACGCCATCAAAACCGCGCGCGCAAAGACCGATCAACCGACGCTGATCGCCTGTAAAACGATCATCGGCTTCGGTTTCCCGACCAAGGCGGGTACGCAAAAGGCCCACAGCGACGCGCCGGGCGAAGACGAAATCGCTGGCGCTCGCAAGATTTTGGGATGGGATTCGCCTCCGTTCGAAATTCCCGAGAAGCTGCTCAGCGAATGGCGCGAGATCGGCGCAAAGGGCCGTACTGCCCGACTCGCGTGGGCGGATCGTGTCAAAAAAGCGCCCGACGCGCTGCGTGGCGAATTCGAACGCCGAAACAAGGGCGAGTTGCCGACAAACTGGAAGAAGGCGATTGCCGCTGCCCGCGAGGAGTTCATCGCGAAGGGTGGCGAGATGGCAACGCGTCAGGCCAGCGGCGCGGTGCTGAATCACCTGTTCGACGCCATCCCGGAATTGCTGGGAGGCTCGGCCGATTTGACGCCGTCGAACAATACGAAGACCAAGAATCAGGTCGAGGTGACACCGGGCCATTACAACGGCTCGTACATCCACTACGGTGTACGTGAACATGGCATGGCGGCAGCGATGAACGGCCTGTCCCTGCACGGCGGCCTGATCCCTTACGGCGGCACCTTCATGTGTTTCTCGGATTACTGCCGTCCGGCAATCCGCCTAGCCGCGATGATGCGCATCCGGACGATCTTCGTCATGACGCACGATTCGATCGGTTTGGGCGAGGACGGCCCGACGCACCAGCCGGTCGAACACCTTGCCGCGCTGCGAGCGATTCCGCATCTCGCCGTGTATCGGCCGGGCGACGCGGTGGAAACGGCGGAATGCTGGGAACTGGTCATGGATCAGCCGCGTCAGGCCGCCCTGCTGGCGTTGTCGCGCCAGCCGATGCCGCTGCTCCGTACGGAGGCCGGCACCGAGAACAAATCCGCGCGCGGCGCTTATGTGCTGAAAGAAGCCGAAGGCGGCGCGCGGCAACTCACGCTGATCGCGACCGGTTCCGAGTTGCACCTTGCCGTCGAGGCCCGCGACATTCTGCAGAAAGAAGGGGTGCCGACGGCAGTCGTGTCGATGCCCTGCCGACTGCTTTTCGAGAAACAAGATCTCCAGTACAAAAAGCAAGTGCTGGGCGATACGCTCGCACGCGTTGCGGTTGAAGCGGCGGTGGAATTAGGCTGGGAGCGATACATCGGCCTCGAAGGCAAATTTATTGGGATGCACGACTTCGGCGAGTCCGGCAAGATTCAAGATGTCTATAAGAAATTCGATATCACCACCGACGCGGTGGTACGCGCCGGGCGCGAAGTCGTAAAGAACCTAAAGGGCTGATATGGCCTGACGATCGTGCCGCCGCGCTCCTCTGAAAGGACGCGGCGTCTCGTCGCGAGAATCAGATGGCGTGCCGCGGCACGCCATTTTTCATTCGATCGTGCGAACGTGCGATCCCGCACCGAAGGGCACCAGGCGTTGGCCATTCCAGACTATGCCGGCCATCCGCTAGCCGTATGTCGATGGAGTCAGCCGACAAAAGAGACCGTTCGATTCTATTTCACGATTTCTCAAAAAACATTTGATTGTCATTGACGATTCGTTACATCACACTTTCATTCATATTGATATGAATGAAAGTGCTAAGACATGACCGCGCCCTTCCGCTCCGCTGACATACTCAGATCGCCGTCATCCGCCGGCCGCGTCGCCGCGCGCGCGGCCGAGATATTGGCCGATATCGCGCCGGGCCTGTTGCTCTGCGTCGTGGTCAGTGGCGCCGCGCTCGTCGTGGCGGAGTTTCAGGTCTGGCTGTTCCACCGTGCCTGGCTGGAGAGCCTAGTGCTCGCCATCATGTTCGGCGTCGCGATGCGAAGCATCGTCCCGCTCTCGGAGCGCTTCGAGCGCGGTATCGACTTTTGCGCGAAGACGGTGCTGGAAATCGCCGTGACGTTGCTGGGTGCCTCGGTCAGCGCCACCACCGTACTCGCGCAGGGCGCGGGCTTATTGGGCACCATCGTCGCCATCGTCGTATTGTCGATCGTTATGGGCTATTGGGTCGGACGCATGCTGGGGCTGCATCACGAATTGGCGCTGCTAGTCGCTTGCGGTAACGCGATATGCGGCAATTCGGCGATTGCCGCCGTCGCCCCGATCATCGGCGCGAAAGGTCGCGACGTCGCCGCATCGATCGCCTTCACTGCCGTGCTGGGCGTCATCGTCGTTCTGCTCTTGCCGGTATTCGGCGTGCTGATGGGCATGCCGCCGCGCGCTTACGGCGTGTTCGCGGGCTTGACGGTGTATGCAGTGCCACAGGTATTGGCCGCCACGGCAGCGGTGTCGGCCATCAGCGTGCAAGTGGGCACATTGGTGAAGCTGGTACGCGTGCTGATGCTGGGCCCGGTACTGCTTGCTTTGTCGCTGTTGCCGTCACACGCGTCGGCATCGCAGGCAAGCGGCCCGCGCCCGCTTGCCTGGCATCAACTCTGTCCCTGGTTCGTCATCGGCTTTCTGGTTTTGATGGGCCTACGTTCCGCCGATGCGCTTCCGCACGCGATGCTGGCACCGGCGCAGTCGATCTCCAGCCTGCTGACGATCGTATCGATGGCCGCATTGGGGCTCGGCGTCGATATCCGCGACATCGCGCGTTCAGGGGGCCGAGTCGTCGCCGCCGCGATGCTGGCCCTGCTCTGCCTGGGCGGATTGAGCTTGCTCGGCATGCGCCTGCTGGCGATGTAACGGGGGCGAACACGATGCCGCCGACAACTTGCCGTCGATACCGCCAGCAAGGCGCTACTTGTGGGTGACGACGGGCGCTTTCTGACCATTGCCGAACTTTTTTCGGTACGCGGCCGGACTCGTGAATGTCACTCGCCGAAAGTGACGGCGCATCGACTCGACCGAACCGAAGCCGACCAGATCGACAATTTGATCGACGGGCAAGGCCGCCTGTGTTTCCAACAATTCGCGCGCGATGGCGACACGCTCCCGCACCAACCATTCGTACGGGCCAAACCCGGTCGCGCTGAGAAACTGTCTCTGCAGCGTACGCGGGCTCATTGCCGCACGCTCCGCTAACGAGCGCAGCGTGTGCGGCAAAGCCGGATGCTCGCGCATCCACGTCATCAACGTCGACAAGCGATCGCTTTCGGCGGTCAACATCGGGCGCGGGATGAACTGCGCTTGCCCGCCTTCACGATGCGGCGAGATCACCAGCCGTTGCGCCACGCGATTTGCAACGGCCCCGCCGTAATCCAACCTCACCAGATGCAGCAACATATCCAGGCCGGCAGCGGAGCCGGCCGCGGTAATGATGTTGCCCTCGTCGACATAAAGCGAATCGGGCTGCACCTTCACCGAGGGATAGCGTCGTTGCAGATCCGCGGCGTAACGCCAATGCGTCGTCACCGCTTTCCCGTCGAGAAGACCGGCAGCCGCCAGCACGAAAACCCCTGAGCAAATGGAACAGAGACGTGCGCCTCGTGCAGCGGCATCGCGCAGTTTCTTCAGCAAGGCCTCGGGCGGCACCTCGTTCGCGTCGCGCCAACCCGGTACGATGATCGTGCTCGCGTGATCCAGCAAACCCAGCGCGTACGGCGCGGCAATGCCGATCCCTCCCGCCGCCCTAAGCGGGCCGGGTTCCACCGCGCAGACGTCGAATCGATACCATTCGACGTCGAGCTCCGGCCGTTCGAGCGCGAACACTTCCGTCACGCACCCAAACTCGAAAGTACACAGGCGGTCATAGGCCAGCGCGACGACGAGATGTTTTTTCATGTCGTGATCTTACCGAAGAATGTCGGTTACGCCACTTATCCGGGCGTGTGAAGCGCGCCAGAATGGGCTTATTCCAACACGCCGGCCCAGAAGGAATCCACCGCCATGCCCCTCTCCCACGCCCGCAACGCAGTGTGCGCCGTGCCTGCCGCCGACAGCGCGACCGCCAAAGCCCATTTCGACAGGTCCTTTCAATTCGAGACAGACTGTGCCGACGTCTCGAGCGCGCTCGCCAGCGACGATCCCGGCTTTGTCCTACTCGACGTTCGCGGCCCCGCTTTATTCGACGCTGAGCATATCGACGGCGCGATCAACCTGCCGCACGGAAAGATCATCGCGTCGAAGCTATTGGCCTATCCGCCGGAAACGCTGTTCGTGACGTACTGCGCCGGCCCGCATTGCAATGGCGCGACGCGCGGCGCGAGCCGCCTCGCGGGCCTGGGCCGCCCGGTGAAAGTGATGATCGGCGGCCTGACCGGCTGGCTTGACGAAGGCTTCACGCTCGTTTCGGCCGAGCAATGATCGGACGGATTTACGTCTCGAAAAACCGCTGCGCGCGTAGAACGACAACGCAGACGCGCGCGCCGGTCATTCATCTCGATAAAGTAGAAGCGCCGTTACAGGGCGAAGAAGTCTTTTAAATTCGAGATTTACAATCGATGTAAACGTACGTTAGCATTGCAACAATTCGTAACTATTTAGTAATCGTCCCTTGTGACGTTGCAGGCCGATGGCGGAATCGGAACGAAGGGCAGCATTCCATTTGTCCCGCTTGGAGAAAGCGTTCGTGATTTACCGTTGCAGTGCTTGCAATAAAACCGCCTTCGAAACCCTTTGTCCCTGGTGCGCGCCTGCTCCTGGAGAAAGAACGGATCCCGCCGCCATCAAGGCCCAGCAGATTCCGCTCGACGCGTCGTTTTTCCCCGAATTTCAGTATCAAACCAAAGGCTTCGTCAAGGATCTGCTGGTCAAGCGGAGCGAGCAAGCGCAACTCGGCGAATTGCTACGCGCGGTATTGCAGAAATATGCGCGGTTCAAAATGCCGTATTTCGCCAATTTCCTCCACATCGAACAATCGTTGGAAGCCGAGCAGGATACGACCGTGTCCCTTGGTGCACGATCGAACGGAAGTTATACGAATCGGGAATTGTTTCGGGAGGTATTGGTTCGCAAAGGTTTCACCGAACTCGAAGAGTTGCCGCACCTGCTGGATAAGCTGCTGCAGACCACCGGTTTCAATGCCGCCTATCTCGGTTTCTCCAGCGAGATGTCGCGGCATATCGCGGAGTCGCTCGAAGCAAGCTTGAAATCGTGGATCAGCGAAACCGGGACGCGTTTTCGAGACGACCTGAGCCTTTTTTTCTATTTTCTTTGGGAACGCGACGTCCGCTTTGCGGAATTGGCGTATTCCGAACATGCGGCGGAGCATGTCGGTTCGCCGTTGCTGTCCTGGCGCACGATTCAGGAATGGTCGAAGAAATGCGAGACACTGCACTTCGATATTCTCGTCGAACGCATGGCATCGAAGCTCACGCACTTCGAGCCGATGCGCTTCGTGACGATGTATCACGTCGACACGATGGATAGCCAGGCCTTCGAAAAATGTCTGACGGCGGTATTTGAGACAGCCGGGTATGACGTCGAAGGCAGCACGCCGGGCAGCCTTCGGGGGGCCGATCTTTTCGTCAACCGATTCGGCAAGAAGATCCTGATTCAAGCGCGGCAGCACGCGGAACGGCTCGGCAAGGGAGCCGTCCAGGACGCTATCTCGGCGAAGCGCGTCCATGGCTGCGATGAGGCCATCGTCGTCACGAACGCCGCGTTCACGCAATCGGCGATCGAACTGGCAAACGCGGCATCGGTACGCTTGATCGACCGCACGGAATTGCAGGCCTATCTCGACGACTATAACCAGCGGATCATCGCGCAATTCGAGTCGAAAGCGCCTGACACGACAGATCTGCACGTGCCCGCGGCGAACGACGCTGAATTGCTGGCTGGGTGAACGTTTCGGGCGCTTATAACAAGTCGCGATCGACTTGGGCGATCATCGGCGCGACTTGTAAGAGCGCCCGCGCTTGCTTGCCAACAAAGGCCGCCAGCCGGTTCAGGAAGGCCTTCTCCTCGGCCGTGTAGGTATCGGAGCGCGCTAAAACAGGCGCATGCACAAGCGCAGCGTTCGCCAACCGTGTGATTTCCCGACTGATCAGAGTGGGTCGAATCTTTGCCCGATGTGCAAAATCGGCCAATTGAAACGCACTGATCTCCTCCAGCCGAAAAGCATCGCCATACGCCATCGCCATTTCCTGTTCGACCGTGTCTCCGTACACGTACACGGAGACCAAGTCATACATCGGAGTCGGTGATAAGCCGCCGGCGGCTTGAAAAAATGAAAGGTTCTTTCCGTGCGCGTCACTGTTCCCGATCAGGAGTTGCAGCAATGCCCAACGGGTAATGAACATACGCGCTAATGCCGGGTTATCGAAATCCGCTTGCAACGAAAATATTTTTTCGAAACTGACACCGTCACGAACGTACTGCACGTCGACGTTATGTCCCAGGTTTCGTTCATACTTAAAGTCGACAGGTAAGTCCAGAGCCTGACATGCGTCGACAACGTGTCGACGACGCACTGCAAGCACCTCATTCGCACTACTCATAGATGTCTCTACGATGCGGTCGAAGCGCTCAATCAGTAAAACAGGCTCGGGCGTCCGTCGAATACGCACGGGTGCCACAGAAAGATCGAGGGCTGCGGCAAGCGACATACAGAAATGCTCGTTCGCAACCATGAACGGCATGTGGGGATTGCGCGACTCGGGCTTTAAAATATGCGTCGAACTGAGCGGATGCTCTACCAAAGACAGTCGCTCCCCCTCAACCATGACCTGAAGCTTGTCTTGATAGCCGGCGATGGACAATCGCACTCGTCCGTCCCACACAGGAAAGGGGATACCGTCGCGGTCGCGAATGCGTTCCGCCAATTCCTCATCGGCGATGGCGCGACGGGTAGGCGCTGTGGCGCTTCGTTCGAAGGTGTCGTCGGTGTCTGGCAGGAAGCTCAAAGCCCCAACAGGCTCTGCACCGAGTCGTCGCGTAAGGCCAAACGTATTGGTTTTCGACAATTGGTATGCAATTGAAGCGACGTCGAGCGCCCGACCCTCAGGTAACAAATTGGCCAAAAACCGTTGAATCACGCCCGAGCGTACCTGCTCCCCGCCATGGAGAGGAATACGCGGGGAGAGAGGAAAAGCGCCGCGTCGATTTCGCCATTCAGGCGCATAGTCGAATCGATAAGATTCTTGATGAGCGTCGTATTCGATCGCACCAACGTTCTGTCCATCGGTCTGGACACGCAGTCGATATTGCATCACTCGGCCTCGGCCGCGGCCGGCCTTATTGCATCCAGTGCATCTGCCGCTTGCGCTTTGTCGACGATCAATAGTTGCAAGCCAAGACCGGAAGCCACGCGTAGCGCCAGATCAAGGCCGACGGCCCGGCCGTTCTCCAGTCGCGATAAAGCGCTTTTCGAGACGCCCAACTGATCTGCCGCATCCATTAACGCGAGCCCGCTGCATGCCCGGCGATTCCGTATCAGATGTCCAAAATCAGCAAGGCTTTGGGCCAGAGGATTGAGCCCAATTTCGGGTCGGGTGACCGTTCTCGCCATAATTCCCACCTATAGGGATTAATTACAATTCAAGCGCTCGAACACGATAAAGTCTTCTTTGTGGGAATTATACACGGACATCGGCTAGATTGCTAATAATTCCCACTTGTGATCCTTTATTAAGGAAAACCGCCCCATTACTCGATAATTCCCGCCTTCGATCCTTAATTCAGCATCACACCCTCATCTCTCCATAATTCCCACCAGCTGGGAAATATCGGTTCACCCCGCGCCCCGCGCGCGACCGCCCTATCACGCAGCCTCGAATGCCCGCTCGCGCGAGGTTTGACTCGACCTGAGCGCGCTTGCCAGCGTGCGCAGCACCCCCTTCGCCTGCGCATCGGTCAGGCCCGTGTGCAGGACGATGTCGCGCGTTGGCAAAGCGGGCAAGCCCAAGCGCGGGCCCATGTCGACGGTGCCGGGCGGCGCGACTCGCCGTCCTAAAGCGGCCAAAGCCAACCCCGCGGATACGGCCGCACCGATGGTGTTGACCCCGCCCCCGACAAACACCTCGGTCCACCGGATCCCGGCGGCGTTCAAGGCCTCCACGGCCATCCTGCGAACGCTGCAAGGCTCGGGCTGCGTGGCAAGCGGCAACGGTTCGTCGGGACGGTAGGCGAAGTCCGTCGCGCCGATCCAGCCGAAGCGCTGTGTCAAGATCACGTCCCCATCCAGACGCCGACTGTCGTGACGCAGCACGATGGCCGCATCCAAGGCACCGGCATCGAACGCTTCCAGTAAGTCGCGCGAGGCGGCAACGCGCATGTCCAAGGCCACGCCGGGTTCGGCCTGACCCACACGCCGCAGCAATACCGGCAAATCCGCGCCGACGATATGATGGCTAACGCCGATGACCAGCCGCCGTTTCTTCGGCGCGAAGGCTTCGAGCGCCGCGTGATGCGCCGCCACCAGGTCCCGCGCGCCGCGCAAAAACGCACTGCCGTCACTGGAAAGCCTGACCGAACGCGGCGTGCGCTCCAGCAACCTTCGCCCCAGTCCCTCCTCCAGTCGCTTTATCTTCACGCTGACAGCCGACTGCGTCATATCGAGCACCTCGGCGGCGCGCGTAAAACTGTGCAGATCCGCGGTCAGCACAAAGGCCTGCACCGCTTC contains:
- a CDS encoding HipA domain-containing protein, giving the protein MQYRLRVQTDGQNVGAIEYDAHQESYRFDYAPEWRNRRGAFPLSPRIPLHGGEQVRSGVIQRFLANLLPEGRALDVASIAYQLSKTNTFGLTRRLGAEPVGALSFLPDTDDTFERSATAPTRRAIADEELAERIRDRDGIPFPVWDGRVRLSIAGYQDKLQVMVEGERLSLVEHPLSSTHILKPESRNPHMPFMVANEHFCMSLAAALDLSVAPVRIRRTPEPVLLIERFDRIVETSMSSANEVLAVRRRHVVDACQALDLPVDFKYERNLGHNVDVQYVRDGVSFEKIFSLQADFDNPALARMFITRWALLQLLIGNSDAHGKNLSFFQAAGGLSPTPMYDLVSVYVYGDTVEQEMAMAYGDAFRLEEISAFQLADFAHRAKIRPTLISREITRLANAALVHAPVLARSDTYTAEEKAFLNRLAAFVGKQARALLQVAPMIAQVDRDLL
- the tkt gene encoding transketolase, with the protein product MSSQSSSSAAPSAPVVLPAPRDKHLRDMADCIRFLSMDAVQKAKSGHPGAPMGMADIATVLFKDFMQFDAADPHWIDRDRFILSNGHGSMLLYSLLYLTGYADMTIDELKRFRQVGAKTAGHPEYRHADGIELTTGPLGQGIAESVGMALGERIMNAQFSDDLVNHFTYVFLGDGCLMEGISQEAISLAGHLKLGKLIAFWDNNSISIDGATSLAVSDNEIERFKASNWHVLEIDGHDTDAIRDAIKTARAKTDQPTLIACKTIIGFGFPTKAGTQKAHSDAPGEDEIAGARKILGWDSPPFEIPEKLLSEWREIGAKGRTARLAWADRVKKAPDALRGEFERRNKGELPTNWKKAIAAAREEFIAKGGEMATRQASGAVLNHLFDAIPELLGGSADLTPSNNTKTKNQVEVTPGHYNGSYIHYGVREHGMAAAMNGLSLHGGLIPYGGTFMCFSDYCRPAIRLAAMMRIRTIFVMTHDSIGLGEDGPTHQPVEHLAALRAIPHLAVYRPGDAVETAECWELVMDQPRQAALLALSRQPMPLLRTEAGTENKSARGAYVLKEAEGGARQLTLIATGSELHLAVEARDILQKEGVPTAVVSMPCRLLFEKQDLQYKKQVLGDTLARVAVEAAVELGWERYIGLEGKFIGMHDFGESGKIQDVYKKFDITTDAVVRAGREVVKNLKG
- the ftrA gene encoding transcriptional regulator FtrA, translated to MKKHLVVALAYDRLCTFEFGCVTEVFALERPELDVEWYRFDVCAVEPGPLRAAGGIGIAAPYALGLLDHASTIIVPGWRDANEVPPEALLKKLRDAAARGARLCSICSGVFVLAAAGLLDGKAVTTHWRYAADLQRRYPSVKVQPDSLYVDEGNIITAAGSAAGLDMLLHLVRLDYGGAVANRVAQRLVISPHREGGQAQFIPRPMLTAESDRLSTLMTWMREHPALPHTLRSLAERAAMSPRTLQRQFLSATGFGPYEWLVRERVAIARELLETQAALPVDQIVDLVGFGSVESMRRHFRRVTFTSPAAYRKKFGNGQKAPVVTHK
- a CDS encoding rhodanese-like domain-containing protein — translated: MPLSHARNAVCAVPAADSATAKAHFDRSFQFETDCADVSSALASDDPGFVLLDVRGPALFDAEHIDGAINLPHGKIIASKLLAYPPETLFVTYCAGPHCNGATRGASRLAGLGRPVKVMIGGLTGWLDEGFTLVSAEQ
- a CDS encoding putative sulfate exporter family transporter, which gives rise to MTAPFRSADILRSPSSAGRVAARAAEILADIAPGLLLCVVVSGAALVVAEFQVWLFHRAWLESLVLAIMFGVAMRSIVPLSERFERGIDFCAKTVLEIAVTLLGASVSATTVLAQGAGLLGTIVAIVVLSIVMGYWVGRMLGLHHELALLVACGNAICGNSAIAAVAPIIGAKGRDVAASIAFTAVLGVIVVLLLPVFGVLMGMPPRAYGVFAGLTVYAVPQVLAATAAVSAISVQVGTLVKLVRVLMLGPVLLALSLLPSHASASQASGPRPLAWHQLCPWFVIGFLVLMGLRSADALPHAMLAPAQSISSLLTIVSMAALGLGVDIRDIARSGGRVVAAAMLALLCLGGLSLLGMRLLAM
- a CDS encoding helix-turn-helix domain-containing protein, with amino-acid sequence MARTVTRPEIGLNPLAQSLADFGHLIRNRRACSGLALMDAADQLGVSKSALSRLENGRAVGLDLALRVASGLGLQLLIVDKAQAADALDAIRPAAAEAE
- a CDS encoding LysR family transcriptional regulator is translated as MKTLDIEAVQAFVLTADLHSFTRAAEVLDMTQSAVSVKIKRLEEGLGRRLLERTPRSVRLSSDGSAFLRGARDLVAAHHAALEAFAPKKRRLVIGVSHHIVGADLPVLLRRVGQAEPGVALDMRVAASRDLLEAFDAGALDAAIVLRHDSRRLDGDVILTQRFGWIGATDFAYRPDEPLPLATQPEPCSVRRMAVEALNAAGIRWTEVFVGGGVNTIGAAVSAGLALAALGRRVAPPGTVDMGPRLGLPALPTRDIVLHTGLTDAQAKGVLRTLASALRSSQTSRERAFEAA
- a CDS encoding restriction endonuclease translates to MIYRCSACNKTAFETLCPWCAPAPGERTDPAAIKAQQIPLDASFFPEFQYQTKGFVKDLLVKRSEQAQLGELLRAVLQKYARFKMPYFANFLHIEQSLEAEQDTTVSLGARSNGSYTNRELFREVLVRKGFTELEELPHLLDKLLQTTGFNAAYLGFSSEMSRHIAESLEASLKSWISETGTRFRDDLSLFFYFLWERDVRFAELAYSEHAAEHVGSPLLSWRTIQEWSKKCETLHFDILVERMASKLTHFEPMRFVTMYHVDTMDSQAFEKCLTAVFETAGYDVEGSTPGSLRGADLFVNRFGKKILIQARQHAERLGKGAVQDAISAKRVHGCDEAIVVTNAAFTQSAIELANAASVRLIDRTELQAYLDDYNQRIIAQFESKAPDTTDLHVPAANDAELLAG